In the genome of Raphanus sativus cultivar WK10039 chromosome 4, ASM80110v3, whole genome shotgun sequence, one region contains:
- the LOC130511480 gene encoding alkane hydroxylase MAH1-like — MALVSLVDISIAFFCFLIFQFFLISKKPHPSFLTNWPFLGMLPGLTLKIHRVYDFATEVLEHGNLNYLFKGPFLGGLDMLITVDPANIHHIMSSNFSNYPKGTEFKKLFDVLGDGIFNVDSELWKDLRKSAQSMMMNPEFQSFSIATSLSKLEKGLVPLLDHVAKEKLVVDLEDVFQRFTFDTTFVLATGYDPGCLSLEMPEIEFARALDDAEEAIFYRHVKPEMVWKMQRLIGLGDELKLKRAHAILDRACFKCISSKRDEISRGTNNIGSKDLLTSYLNVDTTKYKLLYPNDDRFLRDTVLSFMLAGRDTTGSALTWFFWLLCKNEEAITKILQEINKNISPGTKTDAANSKDDYDSFNPQELKKLVYLHGAICEALRLYPPVPFQHKSPTKTDALPSGHKVDAGSKILFCLYSLGRMKSVWGEDALEFKPERWITDNGTSVHEPSYKFLSFNAGPRTCLGKEVAMMQMKTVAVKIIQNYDIKVVEGHKVEPAPSVILHMKHGLKVTVSKRCLV, encoded by the coding sequence ATGGCTTTGGTAAGCTTAGTTGATATCTCAATTGCTTTCTTTTGTTTCCTCATCTTTCAGTTTTTCTTGATCAGCAAGAAACCTCACCCCTCCTTTCTCACAAACTGGCCGTTCCTTGGTATGCTTCCCGGCTTGACCCTGAAGATCCATCGTGTTTATGACTTTGCAACCGAGGTTCTTGAGCATGGGAACTTAAACTACCTTTTCAAAGGCCCCTTTTTAGGGGGCCTTGACATGTTAATCACCGTTGATCCTGCTAATATCCATCACATTATGAGCTCAAACTTCTCTAACTACCCTAAAGGGACCGAGTTCAAGAAGCTATTCGACGTCTTGGGAGATGGGATTTTCAACGTAGATTCTGAGCTGTGGAAGGATCTGAGGAAATCAGCTCAAAGCATGATGATGAATCCAGAGTTTCAAAGCTTTTCAATAGCTACAAGCTTGAGTAAGCTGGAGAAAGGTCTTGTCCCACTTCTTGACCATGTTGCTAAAGAGAAACTCGTCGTGGACTTGGAAGATGTTTTTCAAAGATTCACGTTCGACACTACTTTTGTTTTAGCTACCGGGTATGATCCAGGTTGTCTCTCGCTTGAGATGCCAGAAATCGAGTTTGCAAGAGCTTTAGACGATGCCGAGGAAGCTATTTTCTACAGACATGTCAAGCCGGAGATGGTGTGGAAGATGCAAAGATTGATTGGGCTTGGAGATGAGCTGAAGCTGAAAAGAGCTCACGCCATTCTAGATCGTGCTTGCTTTAAGTGCATATCTTCCAAGAGAGATGAGATAAGCCGTGGGACTAATAATATTGGTTCCAAAGATTTGCTGACGTCTTACTTGAATGTGGACACGACCAAGTACAAGCTGTTATATCCTAATGATGACAGGTTCCTTAGGGACACGGTATTGAGCTTCATGTTAGCGGGTAGAGACACAACAGGCTCAGCACTCACTTGGTTCTTCTGGCTTCTCTGTAAGAACGAAGAAGCCATAACCAAGATTCTTCAAGaaatcaacaaaaatatatctccAGGAACCAAGACAGATGCTGCAAACTCCAAAGATGATTATGATTCATTCAATCCCCAGGAGCTGAAGAAGTTAGTTTATTTACATGGTGCAATTTGTGAAGCCCTAAGGCTCTATCCACCTGTTCCCTTCCAACACAAGTCTCCAACTAAAACCGATGCTCTTCCAAGCGGACACAAAGTCGATGCCGGCTCAAAGATTTTGTTCTGTCTCTATTCATTAGGGAGAATGAAGTCGGTTTGGGGAGAAGATGCATTGGAGTTTAAACCGGAGAGATGGATTACTGATAATGGAACTTCTGTACATGAGCCATCTTATAAGTTCTTATCATTTAACGCAGGTCCAAGAACTTGTCTGGGGAAAGAAGTGGCTATGATGCAAATGAAGACAGTGGCTGTGAAAATCATACAAAACTATGATATTAAAGTCGTTGAAGGGCACAAGGTCGAGCCAGCTCCTTCTGTTATTCTCCACATGAAGCATGGTCTTAAAGTCACGGTTTCTAAGAGATGTTTGGTTTGA
- the LOC130511934 gene encoding uncharacterized protein LOC130511934: protein MVKTKWTRKKKKTKPLKDITSPLKDIEIPKEIEKEKKNDVNLVEDKEKEANPVEDKDSEMETNTNEENETEERVDDEEANKVQSDVEEEDEQRSEEEERSEEEQEHRSEEEERSEEEERSEEGEEERSEEEQRSEEEQRSEEEERSEEEEEREEREEGEEERSEEEANLDESNDGRREGRREEGSREEEIYNVDNFLAFEAIEKLGEKFRERVPDEDVHPTCPRMCRSMFKRSEMKGFPLEKINKALGDTTDIENILACTDEDKTLLDGITEPEDIRDKDDTIVESWMKVVERGYVVRFEDMLKEDVAARQAPPPEPQLISLKIC from the exons ATGGTGAAGACGAAatggacgaggaagaagaagaaaacgaaacCATTGAAGGATATAACATCTCCATTGAAAGATATTGAGATTCCGAAagagattgagaaagagaagaagaacgaTGTGAATCTCGTTgaagataaagaaaaagagGCGAACCCTGTTGAAGATAAAGATTCTGAGATGGAGACGAACACTAATGAAGAGAACGAGACCGAAGAGAGAGTTGATGATGAAGAGGCGAACAAGGTTCAAAGTGAtgtagaggaagaagatgaacagaggtcagaggaggaagagaggtcAGAGGAAGAACAGGAACATAGgtcagaggaggaagagaggtcagaagaggaagagaggtcagaggaaggagaggaagagaggtcaGAGGAGGAACAGAGGTCAGAGGAGGAACAGAGGTCAGAGGAGGAAGAGCGgtcagaggaagaagaggaaagagaggaaagagaggaaggagaggaagagaggtcaGAAGAAGAGGCGAACTTGGATGAGAGCAATGATGGAAGAAGAGAAGGACGTAGGGAAGAAGGAAGTAGGGAAGAAGAAATTTACAATGTAGACAAT TTCTTAGCATTTGAGGCCATCGAGAAATTGGGGGAGAAATTCCGAGAGCGAGTACCAGATGAAGACGTACACCCAACATGTCCAAGGATGTGCCGATCAATGTTCAAGAGAAGTGAAATGAAGGGATTTCCActagagaaaataaataaagcacTCGGTGATACTACG GACATTGAGAACATCTTGGCTTGTACCGACGAAGACAAGACTCTACTAGATGGGATAACAGAACCAGAAGACATCAGAGATAAGGATGACACGATTGTGGAGAGTTGGATGAAGGTGGTGGAGAGGGGTTATGTTGTTAGGTTTGAAGATATGTTGAAGGAAGATGTGGCTGCTAGACAAGCCCCTCCCCCTGAGCCTCAACTTATTAGTTTGAAGATATGTTGA
- the LOC130510926 gene encoding uncharacterized protein LOC130510926, producing the protein MSVGPLIKLGYLDSFFPISLFLSSLPLRGSSSSSIDFRRIPPFVSSNSLPNHAEKNDSEPVDDLALMKRAYTNKKTGQIDDGVVRDVVTLIGTQVEEEASQLQTEDDDSTGSTYLPRVRINEIVESGVPKKKGRLFGLGRRSRSVPSSAAPPPFVDPEVLLGQMKDKDDRISALESTVASQHAGWEAQKKLNEQMLEMMRRLHPNEVLPTMPDPNVQSP; encoded by the exons aTGTCCGTCGGACCCCTCATAAAATTAGGGTATCTCGATtctttcttccccatttctctcttcctctcctctcttcctctacgcggctcctcctcctcctccatcgaTTTCCGGCGAATCCCACCGTTTGTTTCCTCCAATTCTTTGCCAAATCAT gcGGAGAAAAATGATAGCGAGCCGGTTGATGATCTCGCCCTAATGAAGAGGGCgtataccaacaagaagaccggccagattgatgatggtgttgtgagggatgtggTCACCCTGATCGGTACTCAAGTGGAAGAAGAAGCgtctcagcttcaaaccgaggatgacgattcCACGGGTTCGACCTACTTGCCTCGGGTTCGGATTAACGAAATCGTTGAATCG GgggttccaaagaagaagggacGTTTGTTCGGTTTGGGTCGTCGTTCGCGGTCGGTTCCGTCTTCTGCTGCACCACCGCCCTTTGTTGATCCAGAAGTACTTTTGGGTCAGATGAAGGACAAGGATGATCGCATATCTGCGTTGGAGTCCACGGTGGCAAGTCAACATgcgggctgggaggcacagAAGAAGCTCAACGAGCAAATGTTGGAGATGATGAGGAGGTTGCACCCGAACGAGGTGCTCCCGACCATGCCAGACCCGAACGTCCAAAGCCCgtag
- the LOC130510807 gene encoding uncharacterized protein LOC130510807 — protein sequence MEYGSGSSRRRPKSGRKLCSCALEATIYQAWTEKNPGRRFYGCPRYKEPNGCNFFSWFDKEDGTLWQKRALLEARDEIREQSLVIEQLKETIAELRSNLEKKENEDEIVRKFEDFFV from the exons ATGGAATATGGTTCGGGATCGTCCAGGAGAAGGCCAAAATCTGGTCGGAAATTGTGCTCATGTGCCTTAGAGGCGACCATATATCAAGCTTGGACAGAGAAGAACCCAGGGCGACGATTTTATGGATGTCCGCGGTACAAG GAGCCAAATGGATGCAACTTcttctcctggtttgataaagagGATGGTACATTATGGCAAAAAAGAGCTTTGCTTGAAGCCCGGGATGAGATCCGAGAGCAGAGTCTGGTGATTGAGCAGTTGAAGGAAACAATTGCGGAACTGAGAAGCAAtttggagaagaaagaaaatgaagatgagATTGTTAGGAAGTTTGAAGACTTCTTTGTTTAA
- the LOC108834331 gene encoding alkane hydroxylase MAH1-like produces the protein MAMIIGFLDIFIAFVFFLVFRCLLLYKQTHKPLLTNWPVLGMLPGLLLQVHRIYDWITEVLEATGMTFCFKGPWLSGTDILLTVDPVNIHYILSSNFVNYPKGMEFKKIFEVIGDAIFNIDSGMWEDMRNSSHAIFSRQDFQRLWVSTSVSKINQGLVPILENAVEKNILVDLQDVFQRFLFDTSTILMTGYDLKCLSIEMPKVDFGDAVDGASDAIFYRHVKPAFLWKLQYKFGVGVEKRLRRGLEVFDQLLETIISAKKEEIKSHDPKEEVTDVLTYYMTLDTVKYKHLKTSNNKFLRDTILGFLIAGRDTTASALTWFFWLLSRNPEAMTKIRQEINKNMPKFDPADLDKLVYLHGAVCETLRLYSPVPFNHKSPAKPDVHYKKTSVF, from the coding sequence ATGGCGATGATCATAGGCTTTCTTGATATCTTCATAGCATTCGttttcttccttgtcttccgTTGTCTCTTGCTTTATAAGCAAACCCACAAGCCTTTGCTCACGAACTGGCCGGTTCTTGGGATGCTTCCGGGTCTGCTCCTCCAAGTCCATCGTATCTACGACTGGATCACCGAGGTCCTTGAGGCCACCGGTATGACGTTTTGCTTCAAAGGACCATGGCTAAGTGGAACCGACATATTGCTTACTGTTGATCCGGTGAATATACACTACATTCTAAGTTCAAACTTCGTTAACTACCCTAAAGGAATGGAGTTTAAGAAGATATTCGAAGTCATCGGAGATGCCATTTTCAACATTGACTCTGGCATGTGGGAGGATATGAGGAACTCTTCTCATGCCATTTTTAGCCGCCAAGACTTCCAAAGGCTTTGGGTGAGTACAAGCGTAAGCAAAATAAATCAGGGGCTTGTTCCTATCCTTGAAAACGCTGTTGAGAAAAACATCCTTGTCGACTTGCAAGACGTGTTCCAGAGATTCTTGTTCGACACGTCTACCATTTTGATGACCGGGTATGACCTAAAATGTCTCTCCATCGAAATGCCTAAGGTTGATTTCGGTGACGCTGTGGATGGAGCTTCAGATGCAATTTTCTATAGACATGTCAAGCCGGCTTTCTTGTGGAAGCTCCAATACAAGTTCGGTGTTGGCGTAGAGAAGAGGTTGAGAAGAGGTCTCGAGGTTTTTGACCAATTGCTCGAGACGATCATATCAGCTAAAAAGGAGGAGATCAAAAGTCATGACCCAAAAGAAGAGGTGACAGATGTATTAACATATTACATGACTCTAGACACGGTAAAATATAAGCACTTGAAAACAAGTAACAATAAATTCCTCAGAGACACTATTTTGGGTTTCCTGATCGCGGGACGAGACACAACAGCCTCGGCTCTCACTTGGTTTTTCTGGCTCCTCTCAAGAAACCCTGAAGCAATGACCAAGATCCGACAAGAGATTAACAAGAATATGCCAAAGTTTGATCCTGCGGATTTAGACAAACTCGTGTATCTACACGGTGCCGTGTGTGAGACGCTAAGGCTATATTCACCAGTCCCATTTAACCACAAGTCACCGGCAAAGCCAGAcgtgcactacaagaaaacatcggTATTCTGA
- the LOC130510808 gene encoding uncharacterized protein LOC130510808, with amino-acid sequence MDPWVEKQERREMKKTKKHLDMVQYTCDAEYGIPRSCPCGGRIVNEVSANPKDKDFSPGRKYFTCDKFEDDGLHFRQPWVIGVEEEVRRLRKEVDDMAAEIAALKLLIPRV; translated from the exons ATGGATCCATGGGTTGAAAAACAGGAAAGGAGGGAGatgaagaaaacgaagaaaCACTTGGACATGGTTCAATATACATGCGATGCTGAGTACGGGATTCCAAGATCTTGCCCATGCGGGGGACGAATTGTCAACGAGGTTTCAGCTAATCCGAAAGATAAAGATTTCTCACCAGGCCGCAAGTACTTCACTTGCGACAAGTTTGAG GATGATGGTCTCCACTTCCGTCAGCCATGGGTCATCGGAGTTGAGGAAGAGGTTCGCCGCTTAAGGAAGGAGGTGGACGACATGGCTGCGGAAATTGCAGCTCTGAAACTACTTATCCCACGTGTTTGA